The proteins below are encoded in one region of Pseudomonadota bacterium:
- the pncA gene encoding bifunctional nicotinamidase/pyrazinamidase, translating to MKLVMKMGFVFALMFFVMISLSAVFAAEKTAVIVVDMQGDFTTWKKGTLAVNGADEAYVKKVGDTTTLLKKNGFAIYGTQDWHPADHISFAINHAGKKPFEVIQVDGRTQVLWPAHCVQGTDGAKVLLESKMFQAIVKKGQNPKFDSYSGFQDDGGAKTEMDAILKAAGIKKLVVYGLATDYCVMATAIDAAANGYKVVVIEGLSRGVAPDTTAKALDNMRTKGILILKEADLQKINAL from the coding sequence ATGAAATTAGTTATGAAAATGGGATTTGTTTTTGCGCTGATGTTTTTTGTTATGATTTCTTTGTCAGCGGTTTTCGCCGCGGAGAAAACAGCCGTGATCGTCGTTGATATGCAAGGTGACTTTACGACATGGAAGAAAGGGACTTTGGCGGTCAATGGGGCAGATGAGGCCTACGTAAAGAAGGTTGGGGACACCACGACCCTCTTGAAAAAGAACGGATTTGCCATCTACGGCACCCAGGACTGGCACCCAGCCGACCATATTTCCTTCGCCATTAACCATGCAGGCAAGAAACCTTTCGAGGTTATCCAGGTAGATGGCAGGACCCAGGTGCTGTGGCCTGCCCATTGCGTCCAGGGGACTGATGGTGCTAAGGTCCTTCTTGAGAGTAAAATGTTTCAGGCAATTGTTAAAAAGGGCCAGAACCCAAAGTTCGACAGCTACTCGGGTTTTCAGGATGACGGCGGTGCTAAGACCGAGATGGACGCCATCCTCAAAGCTGCGGGCATTAAGAAGCTTGTGGTCTACGGGCTTGCTACCGATTACTGCGTCATGGCAACCGCCATCGATGCGGCGGCGAACGGGTACAAAGTCGTTGTGATCGAAGGCCTGAGCAGGGGCGTGGCACCTGACACGACAGCGAAGGCCCTCGATAATATGAGGACAAAAGGCATTCTTATTCTGAAAGAGGCCGACCTGCAAAAGATCAACGCTCTTTAG
- the dctP gene encoding TRAP transporter substrate-binding protein DctP: MCEECKGLSRRDFLKGAVIGGTAVGMGLFDHNLLMAQSANIKFSTWHPPVSREVKTVWTPMLEEVKKKSGGKMAYTMYAGAALGKGPEHFDIVAKGLSDMGYFTATWTPGRFPLTDVLSLAVWVDGKDVAADIGNAVYNRALKGEFKNVKVLELNGCIQSFIWTKKPVSKMAELKGMKLRTPGGHQTNYIKSLGAEPVFMPLGDVYMAMETGTVDGIVTCPPLILAYKLHEVAKNATVLTFGCVSEGTVMNMNAWNKLPADQKKIIEDVCTNPFKTTGGLNRDDYQVIMQDIQKAGVKLIDLPKGEAEQWYKNFQDVTRKWVADMEAKGLPAKKVVAIMNEECEKRNISLVACPPEFKKI, encoded by the coding sequence GTGTGTGAAGAATGCAAGGGATTATCAAGAAGGGATTTTCTGAAAGGGGCGGTAATAGGAGGCACGGCGGTTGGAATGGGGCTTTTTGATCATAATTTGCTGATGGCACAGAGTGCAAACATAAAATTCAGTACATGGCATCCGCCTGTGAGCAGGGAAGTGAAGACTGTCTGGACACCCATGCTCGAAGAGGTGAAGAAGAAGAGCGGTGGCAAGATGGCCTACACGATGTATGCCGGCGCTGCTCTTGGAAAGGGACCGGAGCATTTTGACATCGTGGCAAAGGGGCTCTCCGACATGGGCTATTTTACGGCTACCTGGACCCCGGGGCGTTTCCCTCTGACCGATGTTCTCTCTCTCGCCGTGTGGGTTGACGGAAAAGACGTTGCCGCTGATATCGGAAATGCCGTCTACAACCGTGCCCTGAAGGGTGAATTCAAGAATGTAAAGGTGCTCGAATTGAACGGCTGCATCCAGTCTTTTATCTGGACGAAAAAGCCGGTGTCGAAAATGGCTGAACTCAAGGGAATGAAGCTGAGAACACCGGGAGGTCATCAAACGAATTATATCAAATCCCTCGGTGCAGAACCGGTCTTTATGCCTCTGGGCGATGTGTATATGGCCATGGAAACCGGAACTGTTGACGGTATCGTCACATGCCCGCCGCTGATACTTGCCTACAAGCTCCATGAAGTGGCCAAGAACGCAACGGTGCTTACCTTCGGTTGTGTATCGGAAGGCACCGTGATGAATATGAATGCCTGGAATAAGCTCCCCGCCGACCAGAAAAAGATCATCGAGGATGTCTGCACAAACCCTTTCAAGACAACAGGTGGTTTAAACAGAGATGATTATCAGGTAATTATGCAGGATATCCAGAAGGCAGGCGTAAAACTGATCGATCTGCCCAAGGGAGAAGCCGAACAATGGTATAAAAACTTTCAGGATGTAACCCGGAAATGGGTAGCCGATATGGAGGCGAAAGGCCTGCCTGCAAAGAAGGTGGTGGCCATCATGAACGAAGAGTGCGAGAAGAGGAACATCAGCCTCGTTGCCTGTCCGCCTGAATTTAAAAAAATATAG